In Electrophorus electricus isolate fEleEle1 chromosome 6, fEleEle1.pri, whole genome shotgun sequence, a single genomic region encodes these proteins:
- the birc2 gene encoding baculoviral IAP repeat-containing protein 2: MEILQNSSFLRGLCRNSAPADLQYDNTSELFRISTFAKFPATVSVTERSLARAGFYYTGIGDRVQCFRCNVTAENWQSGECPAERHKQLSPTCSFIQSLPSTANLLSSSHSAFSPLRNVAVLQINAPASAVAGTAAAIASTPGQTDEQVGYFNMGFSNLAPSSPLSSRGVEDLSHQRPPACHNPSMRREQDRLDTFQNWALTTVTPAELAKAGFYYLGQGDRVACFSCGGQLSNWEPGDRAVTEHQRHYPNCRFVRGDRADNVSIAIGGGLANVSNPAMQQCEERLLTFVNWPARIPVRPDQLAKAGFYYVGRNDDVKCFCCDGGLRCWESGDDPWVEHAKWFPRCEYLLQEKGQEFVHQIQARFPRLFEQLLNNGDNSSREFVDPPVVHLGPGEEHSEDAVMMNTPVVKSALEMGFERSLVKQTVQSKILTSGENYKTVQELVCDLLSAEDEKREEERELFAEEMASDGFTFLKKHHAALTQRLKSVQSLMDHLLEENVISQKEYDTIRNCTSVKQQTGQLIDLVLSKGNAAAEVFRNWIKKNDVYLLRELMAQANEAASPSQDLSDLPMEEQLRRLQEERTCKVCMDKEVNIVFIPCGHLVVCKECAPSLRKCPICRGLVKGTVRTFLS; encoded by the exons ATGGAAATCCTCCAGAATAGTTCTTTCCTAAGAGGTCTGTGCCGTAATAGTGCCCCAGCAGACCTACAGTATGATAACACAAGTGAACTTTTTCGCATTTCTACCTTTGCGAAGTTCCCCGCCACTGTGTCTGTGACAGAAAGAAGTCTTGCACGTGCAGGGTTTTATTACACTGGCATCGGTGATCGGGTTCAGTGTTTCCGCTGCAACGTGACTGCTGAGAATTGGCAGTCGGGGGAATGCCCAGCAGAGAGACACAAGCAGCTGTCTCCTACCTGCAGCTTTATTCAGAGCCTACCTTCTACAGCCAACCTACTGTCGTCCTCCCATTCAGCCTTCTCTCCCTTGCGCAATGTTGCTGTCCTGCAAATAAACGCTCCTGCTTCAGCTGTGGCAGGAACAGCAGCTGCCATTGCTTCAACTCCAGGTCAGACTGACGAGCAGGTTGGTTACTTCAACATGGGCTTCAGCAACCTTGCCCCCTCCAGCCCCCTCTCCTCTCGTGGGGTAGAGGATCTGTCCCATCAGCGACCTCCTGCCTGCCATAATCCCAGCATGCGTCGGGAGCAGGATCGTTTAGACACCTTTCAGAATTGGGCCCTCACTACAGTCACCCCTGCTGAGCTTGCAAAGGCTGGTTTCTATTATCTTGGCCAGGGGGACAGAGTGGCTTGCTTCAGCTGTGGAGGGCAGCTCAGCAACTGGGAGCCTGGAGATAGGGCAGTAACTGAACACCAGAGGCACTACCCAAACTGCCGCTTTGTTAGAGGTGACAGAGCAGATAATGTTTCTATTGCCATCGGTGGTGGACTGGCTAATGTGTCCAACCCTGCAATGCAACAGTGTGAAGAGAGGCTGCTTACATTTGTCAACTGGCCTGCAAGAATACCTGTCCGACCAGACCAACTAGCCAAAGCTGGCTTTTATTATGTTG GTCGCAATGATGATGTAAAGTGCTTTTGCTGTGATGGAGGACTCAGATGCTGGGAATCTGGTGATGATCCATGGGTAGAACATGCCAAATGGTTCccgag GTGTGAGTATCTTTTGCAAGAGAAGGGACAAGAGTTTGTCCATCAGATACAAGCAAGATTTCCAAGATTGTTTGAACAG CTGTTGAATAATGGAGATAACTCCTCAAGAGAATTTGTTGATCCACCTG TTGTACATTTGGGTCCAGGAGAAGAGCATTCTGAAGATGCTGTAATGATGAACACACCTGTAGTGAAGTCGGCCTTAGAGATGGGTTTTGAACGCAGTTTAGTGAAGCAGACTGTTCAGAGTAAAATTCTCACCAGTGGAGAAAACTACAAGACCGTGCAGGAACTAGTGTGTGATCTTCTAAGTGCAGAGGATGAGAAAAGGGAGGAGGAGCGAGAACTTTTTGCAGAGGAAATGGCTTCAG ATGGATTTACTTTTCTCAAAAAGCATCATGCTGCGTTGACGCAACGTTTGAAAAGTGTTCAGAGCCTAATGGACCATCTCCTGGAAGAGAATGTCATTTCACAGAAGGAATATGACACCATACGTAACTGCACTTCAGTCAAACAGCAAACTGGCCAACTTATCGATTTGGTCTTATCAAAAGGGAATGCAGCAGCAGAGGTCTTCCGCAACTGGATCAAAAAGAATGACGTGTACCTCTTAAGAGAGTTGATGG CCCAGGCAAATGAAGCTGCATCGCCGAGTCAAGATCTTTCAG ACCTGCCCATGGAGGAACAGTTGAGGAGGCTTCAGGAGGAACGCACTTGCAAAGTATGCATGGATAAAGAGGTCAACATTGTCTTCATTCCATGTGGACACTTGGTGGTTTGCAAAGAATGTGCTCCTTCACTACGCAAGTGTCCAATATGTAGAGGTTTGGTGAAAGGCACTGTCCGCACCTTTTTGTCATAA